One part of the Olleya sp. YS genome encodes these proteins:
- a CDS encoding energy transducer TonB, producing MESKKNSKADVGRNSSLYVAVGLALMLFLTYTGLNYTTTEKSDIDIGQLVFDDDDDDDVPITEILNTPPPPPPPPAAPEVIEVVEDEEDVEETIIESTETTQEEVVEVEVADVEVEEVEEDIDVPFSIIENVPVYPGCENAGNNDAKKKCMSEKIGKFVRKNFNSNLAQDLGLDSGIKRINVGFKIDKNGNIVGIQARAPHPKLEAEAKRVIAKLPKMKPGRQRGKAVNVPYGLPITFKVE from the coding sequence ATGGAATCTAAAAAAAATTCAAAAGCAGATGTAGGACGTAACAGTTCGCTATACGTCGCAGTAGGTTTAGCTTTAATGCTATTTTTAACCTACACAGGTCTTAACTATACAACTACAGAAAAGTCTGATATTGATATAGGACAATTAGTTTTTGACGACGATGATGATGATGATGTACCAATCACAGAAATATTAAATACACCTCCACCACCTCCACCACCTCCAGCAGCTCCAGAGGTTATTGAGGTAGTAGAAGACGAAGAGGATGTAGAAGAAACTATTATAGAGTCAACTGAAACTACACAAGAAGAAGTTGTAGAAGTAGAAGTAGCAGATGTAGAAGTAGAAGAAGTAGAAGAAGATATTGATGTACCTTTCTCTATTATTGAAAACGTGCCAGTATATCCAGGATGTGAAAATGCAGGTAACAATGATGCTAAGAAAAAATGTATGTCTGAAAAAATCGGAAAGTTTGTTAGAAAAAATTTCAACTCTAACTTAGCACAAGATTTAGGTTTAGATAGTGGTATTAAACGTATCAATGTTGGTTTTAAAATTGATAAAAACGGAAACATCGTTGGTATTCAAGCTAGAGCACCACACCCAAAATTAGAGGCAGAAGCTAAACGTGTTATAGCTAAACTACCAAAAATGAAACCTGGTAGACAGCGTGGTAAAGCAGTAAATGTACCTTACGGATTACCTATTACTTTCAAAGTAGAATAA
- a CDS encoding VanZ family protein produces the protein MRKLLPILSFGYSITILVLSLISVKSVADFPNDSDKVMHILAHVILTGLWFYTLHYYYNKSVKQSQIISIIISLVFGIIIEVLQHTATQSREADFKDVIANIIGTLVAVLVINLIIKMKVKNY, from the coding sequence GTGCGTAAACTTTTACCTATATTAAGTTTTGGGTATTCAATAACTATACTAGTATTAAGCCTTATTAGTGTAAAAAGTGTAGCTGATTTTCCTAACGATTCGGATAAGGTTATGCATATTTTAGCACATGTAATCTTAACAGGTTTATGGTTTTATACTTTACATTATTATTACAATAAAAGTGTAAAACAATCGCAAATTATTTCAATAATTATTTCTTTAGTATTTGGTATAATTATTGAAGTATTACAACACACAGCAACACAAAGTCGAGAAGCAGATTTTAAAGATGTTATTGCTAATATTATTGGTACCCTTGTAGCAGTGTTGGTTATTAATTTAATTATAAAAATGAAAGTTAAAAACTATTAA
- the gcvH gene encoding glycine cleavage system protein GcvH, protein MNIPSDLKYTKDHEWIKIEGDQITVGITDFAQSELGDIVYVEVETLDETLEAEEVFGTVEAVKTVSDLFLPVSGEIVAFNESLEDEPEKVNTDPYGDGWMVKVKVSDASQLDNLLSAEDYKALIGA, encoded by the coding sequence ATGAACATACCATCAGATTTAAAATATACTAAAGATCACGAGTGGATTAAAATAGAAGGTGACCAAATAACAGTAGGTATTACAGATTTTGCGCAAAGCGAATTAGGTGATATTGTTTATGTTGAGGTTGAAACTTTAGATGAAACCCTTGAAGCTGAAGAAGTTTTTGGAACTGTAGAAGCAGTTAAGACGGTCTCAGACTTATTTTTACCAGTATCTGGAGAGATTGTTGCGTTTAACGAAAGTTTAGAAGACGAGCCAGAAAAAGTTAATACAGATCCTTATGGAGACGGTTGGATGGTAAAGGTTAAAGTCTCTGATGCTTCTCAATTAGATAATTTACTATCTGCAGAGGATTATAAAGCGCTAATTGGTGCGTAA